From the Catalinimonas alkaloidigena genome, the window CCGCTCGTGAACTTGACATCGATCCGCAAATGCTGCGCCGATGGCGTAAACAGATCGGTCAGATCAATGATCGGGTTGCAAATGAGCGTTACCGTCTTCCCAGTGAAAAGACGGCCGAACAGTTGGAGATCCAACAGCTGAGAAAGCAACTCCGGGAAGCGGAACTAGAACGCGATGGGGCGGCCCCCCGCATCCTAAAGGAAGCAGTAAGCCAGCGTGGCCCGGCATTTTCTCCAAGAAAGATCCCAAACGTATCGGCTGATCCACAGCCGAAAGGCGCAGTATGGGGTTGAGAGAATGTGTGGGACACCCCGTGTCGCGTGCTGTCGGTATCTCGGAGCGGATATTACGAATGGCGCCAACGGAAGGAAAGTAAACGGGAGCAAGAAAACCGCAGCCTACTGGCTCGAATCCAGCAAATCTTCGAGACGTCCAAGAAGACTTATGGCAGTCCTCGCCGGGACGCCGGTCGCATCCACCAGGCGCTACGCCAGGAGGGAATCATCGTCAGTGAACCGCGAGTAACTCGGTTAATGAAGAAAGCGGGTTTACGCGTTACCTACCGCAGACGGTTCGTAAAGACTACCGACACTGACCATACTTTTCCCCTTTGTGAAAACCTTTTAGCGCAGAAGTTTGACGGATACCCAATCGCTAGTGCCTGGGCCTCAGATATCACGGCCGGGCCGCCCCGCTATATCGCTACGCGTACCGGCTGCGGGGCGGCCCGTGCCGATGTATTTGACCATGGTGATGGACTTGTTCGATCGCAGAGTTGTCGGTTGGGCCATGAGCACAACTCTGAAAACAGAAGACACGACCATCCCGGCTTTGCTCATGGCCTGTACACATCGGCAACCTACCCCTGGCCTGATCTTTCACTCGGATCGAGGCTCACAGTACGCTTGCGAGGCGTTCCGGTTGTTACTGGGAAAATTGGAGATTAAGCGACAAAGTATGAGTCGGAGAGGAAACTGCTATGACAATGCCGTTGCTGAATCGTTTTTCAAGACTTTAAAATATGAATGCACGAACCGATATGATTTTGACGATCAGCGGCAGGCTGCCAGGGTTGTGTTTGAATATATCGAAACCTGGTATAACACTCACCGAATTCATCGAGCCCGGAGCCTTGGAGCTGGGTGATATCCTAACCTATCCGCACTACGCCGCTTGAAAATAATGTCCGGTCTTTTGTAGGAATTCCA encodes:
- a CDS encoding transposase; its protein translation is MKPRRNFDLTYKKMAVEMAKAKGSVSATARELDIDPQMLRRWRKQIGQINDRVANERYRLPSEKTAEQLEIQQLRKQLREAELERDGAAPRILKEAVSQRGPAFSPRKIPNVSADPQPKGAVWG
- a CDS encoding IS3 family transposase, producing MPGPQISRPGRPAISLRVPAAGRPVPMYLTMVMDLFDRRVVGWAMSTTLKTEDTTIPALLMACTHRQPTPGLIFHSDRGSQYACEAFRLLLGKLEIKRQSMSRRGNCYDNAVAESFFKTLKYECTNRYDFDDQRQAARVVFEYIETWYNTHRIHRARSLGAG